The DNA window CCTCCCCGCGATCCTCCCCTCTGTTTCCCACGGACTTGTTATCTGGTGCGAACATGCAAAGCATTTCCCCTGCAGCTTTTCTGAGGTGTCACAGCGCTTCCTTTAAGTGCTACTCCTTTCTTCCTTCTCGCTTTCTGTCTGCTGCCTCTCCTCGCACGCCCCGCtttggggggagagagaagcaGGACGACTCATGTGTGGAGGGGAAAGTCTGGTCACGTAGGTCTTGTGAGAGAGCTGTAGAGAaaggggaagaaagagaggaaaaagagggaggggggtgcaAGAGTTTGCCTGCAGGGTTGCGTAATACGGCCTGGCAGGTTTAGCCCCTGCTgagcaacacacagacacacacacccccaaAACAGGAGGGCAGAGCTGTGCTGCAGACTGTTACCAACTAGTAGCGCTGCATTTGACTGTTTACTTTAAAATTTTAGAAATatgagaaaataatattttacttATAGGGATGTGATCTTTACGGAGACATCAGTGAATCTTAATCAGTGTCAGATCTTGATGTGTTGACTGATGATTGTGTTGTTGTCGCCTCTCCCCCCGCAGGGCGATGTTCATGAGCGGCCTCAGTGAGAGCAAACAGACACACGTCCACCTGAGGAACGTGGACCCGGCCACCCTGCAGATCATCATCACCTACGCCTACACGGGAAACCTGGCCATCAATGACAGCACAGTGGAGCCGCTCTATGAGACGGCCTGCTTCCTACAGGTCTGTGCGGAAGACACTCATCAGTTCATCACTAAAATACAAAGTccagaagatgtttttttaaaatatgttgtatTATATTATTTAGAAGAGTATCATTCTTCTCGTTATAGATTCATTGTTCAAAATAATATGATATACTAGAGGTATACTGATCCACCGCCAAAAATAGTCACAAGCAAATTGATTGTAAGTGGAATAAACTGggcaaaaaaaagcacaagtatcaaacatgttaattccttCTTCTAAAATCTGAgaagttaaaaatgaatttctttatgtctttataaaagaaaatgataTGTTTGGAGTGTGGTACGGTGCGCCTATGAGGACAAAATAGCACATGATTAATCCTTTAAAAGAAGCAAGATGTTTTTTCCTGACTGTCTTTCGTCTTGTGTCTCATCAGGTGGAAGATGTGTTGCTGCAGTGCAGAGACTATCTGGTGAAGAAGATTAACGCTGAGAACTGCGTCCGCATGCTGAGCATCGGTGACCTGTTCAGTTGTAGCGAGCTCAAGCAGAGCGCCAAGCGGATGGTGGAGCACAAATTCCCGGTAGTGTACAGGCAGGAGGCATTCCTGCAGCTCTCCCACGAGCTGCTCATCGACGTCCTGAGCAGTGACAACCTCAacgtggagaaggaggagacgGTGCGCGAGGCGGCCATGCTGTGGTTGGAGTACAACATGGAGGCTCGCTCGCAGCACCTGTCCTCGGTGCTCAGTCAGATCCGCATCGACGCGCTGTCTGAGGTGACGCAGCGTGCCTGGTTTCAAGGTCTGCCTCCAAACGACAAGTCTGTGGTGGTGCAGGGTCTCTACAAGTCCATGCCCAAGTTCTTCAAACCTCGGTTAGGCATGACCAAAGAAGAAATGCTCATCTTCATGGAGGCCATGTCGGAAACACAGGGCGATGGATATGTCATGGCTGGCTTACTGCCCACTACTGTAGTCTGTTACAGCCCGCAGGCAGAGAAAGTGTACAAGCTCAGCAACCCCCCTGGAGACCTGCAGAAGGTGGGGACCCTCGTTACACCTGACAACGATGTCTTTATCGCTGGAGGTCAGATCCCCCTCAAAAACTCTATCACTAACCACGGTAAGAGTGGAAAGTTACAGGCCGTGTTCCGCTCAGTCGATAGCTTCTTCTGGTTCGATGCCCAGCAGAATGCCTGGGTGCCCAAAACCCCCATGCTGTGCGCCCGAATCAAGCCCTCGCTGGTCTACTGCGAGGGCTACATCTATGCAATCGGGGGCGATAACGTCGGAGGAGAGCTGAACAAACGAACAGTAGAGCGTTACGACTGCGAGAAGGACGAGTGGAGCATGATGAGCCCGCTGCCCTTCGCCTGGAACTGGAGCACATCAGTAGTGGCACACGACTGCATCTACGTGATGACCCACGACCTGATGTACTGTTACTTCCCCCGCGCTGACACCTGGGTGGAGATGGCTATGCGTAAGACCAGCCGCTGCTTTGCCTCTGCTGCCGCCTTCGGTGACCTCATCTTCTACATCGGTGGCCTCCACGTGGTCAGCAACTCTGGCATCCGCCTCCCTACCAGCACCATCGACGGATCATCTGTCACTGTGGAGATTTATGATGTGAACAAGAACGAGTGGCGCCTTGCCGCCAACATCCCCGCTAAACGTTACTCGGACCCATGTGTACGGGCGGTGGTCCTGCTGAACTCGCTCTGTATTTTCATGCGTGAAACCCACATGAACGAGCGCGCAAAGTACGCCATCTACCAGTACGACCTGGAGCTGGACCGCTGGTACCTGCGGCAGCCGGTGTCGGAGCGCGTGCTCTGGGATCTGGGTAAAGACTTTCGCTGTGCGGTGGGGAAGCTGTACCCATCCTGCCTAGAAGAATCCCCGTGGAAACCGCCGACCTACCTCTTCTCGCCAGACGGAGCAGAGGAGTTTGAGGTGAACGGGGAGCTGGTGACCCTCCCTCATGTATAGCTcttaccccccctcccctaccTCACAGACTGAAGCCAACGCTGAGGGATGAACACGAAGGGGGGGCAGCTCACATCTCTAAAGGGTCTGATGTGTTCTGTGTTATGGAGGGTCTCTGGCATTCGCTGCAGCTGATGAacaatgcagcaaaaaaaacaagcttggAGAGGAAAAGATGCGCCTCAAAAATACTAGTAATCTaaaaaaattctgtttttggttcttttttttttcttattattttgtcAATTGTGACATCTGTTAGATATTATTACAAGTCTGTCATACTGTTTCTACAATGTGATAATCTAAACGTCAACAGACTtttgtgatgatgat is part of the Labrus mixtus chromosome 19, fLabMix1.1, whole genome shotgun sequence genome and encodes:
- the kbtbd2 gene encoding kelch repeat and BTB domain-containing protein 2; this encodes MSDLSERRPVNTDYAVSLLEQLKFFYEQKLLTDVVLLVEDTEFPCHKMVLATCSSYFRAMFMSGLSESKQTHVHLRNVDPATLQIIITYAYTGNLAINDSTVEPLYETACFLQVEDVLLQCRDYLVKKINAENCVRMLSIGDLFSCSELKQSAKRMVEHKFPVVYRQEAFLQLSHELLIDVLSSDNLNVEKEETVREAAMLWLEYNMEARSQHLSSVLSQIRIDALSEVTQRAWFQGLPPNDKSVVVQGLYKSMPKFFKPRLGMTKEEMLIFMEAMSETQGDGYVMAGLLPTTVVCYSPQAEKVYKLSNPPGDLQKVGTLVTPDNDVFIAGGQIPLKNSITNHGKSGKLQAVFRSVDSFFWFDAQQNAWVPKTPMLCARIKPSLVYCEGYIYAIGGDNVGGELNKRTVERYDCEKDEWSMMSPLPFAWNWSTSVVAHDCIYVMTHDLMYCYFPRADTWVEMAMRKTSRCFASAAAFGDLIFYIGGLHVVSNSGIRLPTSTIDGSSVTVEIYDVNKNEWRLAANIPAKRYSDPCVRAVVLLNSLCIFMRETHMNERAKYAIYQYDLELDRWYLRQPVSERVLWDLGKDFRCAVGKLYPSCLEESPWKPPTYLFSPDGAEEFEVNGELVTLPHV